The genomic segment TTTTCGCGCTTGATTTGATCCAGAAAAAGAAAGACTGATTTAATGTCCTACCGCCTATTCGGCTACTTGAGGACAATTTAGACCCTCAAACGGCCGGTAGAGTGCAGGACGTCAGTCCAACGCGGGAGACAGAAGCTGGTAAGAAACTGTCTTCCCTTATTCCAGATCAAAAGCATACTTTTACCCGCCCACTCTCTCAGAGTGGACAGCGAGTAGTGCATCTAGCCTACCTTCCGTGCAGGAAGCAGGCGTCACTACTCTGGTTAGTGTACTTGACTTGGACAACACGTCGCTTTCAGTCGCGATACGTTCAAAAGACCGAGGAAACAGTCAAGTAAACGCCGGCTCCAATAGGAGCAGCAACCGAGATCATCACCTAACGCGGTGCGATCAGATCGTGTTGTTTGTTACTTCAAGATTACTCTTAAAGTAACTGTATCTCTCTTTACGATGTCAATCAGATGCATTCCAAAGGAATGTCACCCATACGCTTGCGCGCCGTCCGATTGGACGATTAAGAACTGCGAACAGTGCTTAATGGTCAAATCGTGTGCTTGCCCAACGCGTGCTTTGCTGCGCAAAACCCTGTTTGGGCGACGATCTTTAGCTGGCAAAGATCTTGGTGGGTCGAGGAGGACTTGAACCTCCGACCTCACGCTTATCAGGCGTGCGCTCTAACCACCTGAGCTACCGACCCAGCGTGTTTTGCAAAGCAAAACCGCGACGTCCCGGCAGGGCATTCCGAAGGAATGTCCCGAGAGGGACCAGCCCAAGCGGTTATTCAAGGGCCGTATGCTTGGTGGAGCCTAGGAGGATCGAACTCCTGACCTCCTGAATGCAAATCAGGCGCTCTCCCAGCTGAGCTAAGGCCCCAGCGTAGCCCGAGGGCTGCGTGTTACGTTGGCTGCATGAAGCAACCCTACCCCTTCCGGGACATTTGCTGTGCAAATACCCTGTCGGGGCTTCGCGCCTCACTGCGTGAGACGCTTGCTGAAGAGATATGAGGACGGCTCGGTCCGAAAGGTCATCTTGCGATGCCTTGAATATGGTCAGTTTTGTTTACTGACCTGCTAAGTGATCTACGAGTGAGAACAAGTTCTCGCTGCTAAGATCATCCTTAGAAAGGAGGTGATCCAGCCGCAGGTTCCCCTACGGCTACCTTGTTACGACTTCACCCCAGTCGCTGATCCTACCGTGGCCGCCTGCCCCCCGAAGGTTAGCGCAGCGTCGTCGGGTAGAACCAACTCCCATGGTGTGACGGGCGGTGTGTACAAGGCCCGGGAACGTATTCACCGCGTCATGCTGTTACGCGATTACTAGCGATTCCGACTTCATGGGGTCGAGTTGCAGACCCCAATCCGAACTGAGACAGCTTTTTGGGATTAACCCATTGTCACTGCCATTGTAGCACGTGTGTAGCCCAACCCGTAAGGGCCATGAGGACTTGACGTCATCCACACCTTCCTCCCGCTTATCACGGGCAGTTTCCTTAGAGTGCCCAGCCGAACTGCTGGCAACTAAGGATGTGGGTTGCGCTCGTTGCCGGACTTAACCGAACATCTCACGACACGAGCTGACGACAGCCATGCAGCACCTGTCACTGCGTCACCGAAGTGAACGCCCGATCTCTCGGGTTAGCACAGGATGTCAAGGGTTGGTAAGGTTCTGCGCGTTGCTTCGAATTAAACCACATGCTCCACCGCTTGTGCGGGCCCCCGTCAATTCCTTTGAGTTTTAATCTTGCGACCGTACTCCCCAGGCGGAATGCTTAATCCGTTAGGTGTGTCACCGAACAGTATACTGCCCGACGACTGGCATTCATCGTTTACGGTGTGGACTACCAGGGTATCTAATCCTGTTTGCTCCCCACACTTTCGTACCTCAGCGTCAGTATCGAGCCAGTGAGCCGCCTTCGCCACTGGTGTTCCTCCAAATATCTACGAATTTCACCTCTACACTTGGAATTCCACTCACCTCTCTCGAACTCTAGACTGATAGTTTTGGAGGCAGTTCCAGGGTTGAGCCCTGGGATTTCACCCCCAACTTTCCAATCCGCCTACGTACGCTTTACGCCCAGTAATTCCGAACAACGCTAACCCCCTCCGTATTACCGCGGCTGCTGGCACGGAGTTAGCCGGGGTTTCTTTACCAGGTACTGTCATTATCATCCCTGGCGAAAGTGCTTTACGATCCTAAGACCTTCATCACACACGCGGCATGGCTAGATCAGGCTTGCGCCCATTGTCTAAGATTCCCCACTGCTGCCTCCCGTAGGAGTCTGGGCCGTGTCTCAGTCCCAGTGTTGCTGATCATCCTCTAAAACCAGCTATAGATCGTAGACTTGGTAGGCCATTACCCCACCAACTATCTAATCTAACGCGGGCCAATCCTTTCCCGATAAATCTTTCCCCCGAAGGGCTTATACGGTATTACTCTCAGTTTCCCGAGGCTATTCCGTAGAAAAGGGTATGTTCCCACGCGTTACTAACCCGTCCGCCGCTCACCCGAAGGTGCGCTCGACTTGCATGTGTTAGGCCTGCCGCCAGCGTTCGTTCTGAGCCAGGATCAAACTCTCAAGTTGAAACGCATTACTGCGTATCCTTGACGTCGAACCTCTGCACATCAAACCTGCATCACTTACTGAATGATACAGGCGTTTTCTCCGTTTGAAGTGCTTAAAGTTACCAAAGTAACAACAAGCCGTCCAAACAGTGAAGCTGACACTCCATCATCGGCCGAAGCCTAAGAGCGCGATATACAGACGTTGATCCATCGAATGAACCAAACCGCCCACATATCTCTTCAGATATCTATCAATTTCAAAGAGCGTCGAGACAAAAGAAACCAAGATGCGCCGTAAACTTCTCAGCGCGCCCCGCCTCAATTACCTCAGAATTTTCCCGCTACGTAAGACCCGAACCGTAACCCGTCGTCCCCGTCTAGCGCCCCGTGTCTGCTTGTCTGCGTCTCCGGTAGAACGCTCTATAGACCTGTGATTTGGGGGCTGCAACAGCTTTTTTCAAAAAACTTCGTTTTTTTCGATTTTATTCGGAACCACGCTGATATCGCGTGCTGCTGGCGCTGTGCCCCCATTCCGGCTCCTATGCCCCAAGCTGGCAGTAAAGCCCCGCGGCCAGCTTTGCGCGCTCTACCAGACTGTCGACTTCGATATGTTCGTTCAACGTATGGAGCCCCTGCCCCCGGACCCCGATGGAATCGAGCGTGGGCAATCCGAGGTAACCGGTAAAGTTCCCGTCCGAACCGCCGCCTGCCGATTGGCCGGTCATCTCGAACCCCAGCTCGCGCGAGATCTCTTGCGCCACCCCCAGCATCGCCATCGTGCCGGGCTGGTCCGGTTCCCACACGGGGCGGGTCACGCCGCGCGTGACCTCCATCACCACATTCCCCTGATCCGCGTTCAAGGCCATCATCTTGGCGACGCCCGCATCGAGCTGTTCTTGTGTCTTGGCCATCGACAGAACTTCGGCATCGCAGACCGAAGATACGCAGTTCACCCATTGGCCTGCGTTGAACACGCCCAACGAGAAGGTGCAGTCGTCGCTGGTCATGCCTTCGATCACGGCGACATGCTTTGCCATTTCGGCAATCGCCGACACGCCATCCTTCAGCGCCCATCCCGCGTGGCTGGGTTTGCCGCGGGTTTGCAGGTTGAACCGCGCGATGGCATAGCGCCCGATCACCGCGCCGCCGTCGGGGCAGGCAGGTTCGGGCACAAGGATATATTTATGGCGCTTGGCCTCGGCCTCGATCAGCGCGCGGGTCGACGGTGTGCCGACCTCTTCATCCGGCGTGAACAACACCGTGACGGGCAGCGGAGTTTCGAACCCGGCGGCCAGCAATTTGCGCAGCGCATCAAGGAAGACATAATTGCCGCCCTTCATATCCATCAGGCCGGGGCCATAACAAAGCCCCCCCTCGCGGCGGAACGGCAGCTTTTGCAACGTGCCTACAGGGTGGACCGTATCCATATGCCCCAAGAGCAGAATACCCCCCTCACCCGCACGGGGGTGGGGCATGGTGGCACGCACGCTGTCGCCGAACCCCATCCGGCCCGGGATCCGCTCAACCCGCGCGCCCAAGGCCGCCAAATCATGCTGCACCAGATCCATCATCCGGTTCACGGCCCCCGCGTCAAAGGTCGGGCTTTCGGTTTCGATCCAGGGGCGCAGCCCTGCGATCATCTCGTCCGTGTCAAACGGCAGCTCAAGCGGATTGGTCATGTCGGGTCTCCTCCCTAGTGCGATGCCGTGATCTGCGGCGCCGCCAGACGTTTTTGATGATAGCGTAACTTCAGGCCTTGGGCAGACGTGTTTCCACGATGCGCGCATAGATCGATGCCCCCACAGGCAGCATCGCGTCATCCAGCACAAAGCCCGGATTATGCAGCGGCACATTGCCCGCGTGTCCGACACGGCAATAGGCCCCGGGCACGACTTTCAGCATATCGGCAAAATCCTCTGATCCGGTGGCCTGCTCGGTCGATTCTGACGACAGGTCAGCGCCCACCACATCTGCGGCGGCTGCGACATAGGCGGTGGTCAGGTCGGGATCGTTCATCAGCACATCAAAGACATTGCGCAGATCCACGTCAATCTCCACCCCGTAAGACAGCGCCATGCCCGCGCAGATATCGCGGATGCGCTGATCGGCAAGCTGGGACACATCGTCATGGAAATAGCGGATGGTGCCGGCGATCGTCGCCGTATCGGGCACCACGTTATAGGCAGAGCCCGCATTGAACTTGGTCACCGACAGAACGATGGGCTTGGTGGGGATGATATTGCGGCTGGCGATGCTTTGCAGCTGTTGCACCAAAGCGGACCCGATAACGATCGGGTCTTTCGACTGATGCGGCGCGGCGGCGTGGCTGCCGGTGCCCTTGATCGTGATGTCGAAAAAGCTCGCCCCTGCCATCGCAGGCCCCGGCGTGACAGACACAACATTGGGTTCCGAATTCGGATCGTTGTGCATCCCGTAGATCTCGTCACAGGGGAAGCGTTCAAACAGCCCCTCGGCGATCATGCGGCGCGCACCGCCCAGACCTTCCTCGGCGGGTTGGAAGATCAGCACCACGGTGCCGTCAAAATCCCGCGTCTCGGCCAGATAGCGCGCGGCCCCCAGCAGCATCGTGGTGTGACCGTCGTGACCACAGGCATGCATCCGCCCGGGGTTGGTCGAGGCATAGGCCACGCCCGAGGTTTCATCGATCGGCAGCGCGTCCATATCGGCGCGCAGACCCACACGGCGGTTGCCACCCCCCTGCCCCTTGATCAGCCCGACAACACCGGTGCCGCCGATGCCCTCATGTACCTCGTCCACCCCATAGGCGCGCAGCTGCGCCGCCACGATGCCCGAGGTCCGCACCTCTTCGAACCCCAACTCGGGGTGGGCGTGGAAATCCTGACGGATCGCGGTCAGATCGCTGGCAAAGGATTCGATCTTTGGAATGGTGGTCATAGGGTGGCTCCTGTCACGGGGGGCGTGCGGTCCAGCGCACGGAAGTTGGCGAAATCCCAATGCCGGCCGGGCGCGGCCTCGATCAGGTTGCGGGTGTAGTCATGGCGCGGCGCGGCAAGCACCTCGCCCGCGGGCCCATGTTCGACGACAACGCCTTTCTGCATCACCAGCACCTCGTCGCAAATCTGCGCTGCGACCCGCAGGTCATGGGTGATGAACAGCATCGCGATGCCGAATTTTTCCTGCACATCGTCCAGCAGATCAAGCACCTGCGCCTGCACGCTGACATCCAGCGCCGACACGGCCTCGTCCGCGACCAGCAGGTCGGGCTTCATCGCAACGGCGCGCGCGATGGCGATCCGCTGGCGCTGCCCGCCCGAGAATTGATGCGGATAGCGATCCAGCGCATCGCGCGGCAGGTCCACCAGCTCCATCAGTTCGGCGGCGTGCTCCATCGCATCGGCGCGGCTGGTGCCAAAGTTGATCGGCCCCTCGCAGAGGCTGCGCGCCACGGTCCAGCGCGGGTTCAGCGACCGGTAAGGATCTTGAAACACGATCTGGAAATGCTTGCGATGCGGCTGCAACTGGCGGCGCGACAGCTTGGCGATCTCGGTCCCCGCAACGGTCACCTTTCCCGCCGTAGGGTCGATCAGCCGCATGATGGCACGGGCCACGGTGGATTTCCCCGACCCGCTTTCGCCCACGATCCCAAGGGTGCGCCCCGGCTGGATGGTGAAATTCACATCCTGCGCCGCCCGCACCCCTTGGCTGGCGCGAAAGAAACCGCCCCCGCCATAGGTCATCTCTAGCCCGTCCACGGTGATCACATCCCGCGCCTCTGCCGGTGCCCGAGGGGCGCGCGGATCAAGGTTGGGCACCGCCTGCAACAGCTTGCGGGTGTAGTCTTCCCTGGGCGCGGTCAAGAGCTGCCGGATCGGCGCGCTTTCAACGATGCGGCCCTTCTGCATGACGCTAACCGTATCCGCGATCTCAGCCACCACGCCCATGTCATGGGTGATGAACAGGACCGCCGTGCCGTGGCGTTCCTGCATCTCTGCAATCAGCTTGAGGATCTGCAACTGCGTCGTCACATCCAGCGCCGTCGTCGGCTCGTCCGCGATCAACAGATCAGGGTCAAGGATCAACGCCATCGCGATCATGATCCGTTGCCGTTGCCCGCCTGACAGCTGATGCGGGAAAGCTGCATAGATGCGTTCCACATCCGGCAGATGCACCTGCTCCATCATATCGATGGTGCGGGCCTTGGCTTCGGCGCGGGACAGATCGCTGTGCATGTTCAGCACTTCCTCGATCTGCTCGCCCACCCGCAAAACAGGGTTCAGCGCGGTCATCGGTTCCTGAAAGATCATCGCGATCCGCCGCGCCCGCAAGGCCCGCATCTGCGCTGGTTTGGCTTGGGTGATCTCGATCCC from the Sulfitobacter pontiacus genome contains:
- a CDS encoding M20/M25/M40 family metallo-hydrolase, giving the protein MTNPLELPFDTDEMIAGLRPWIETESPTFDAGAVNRMMDLVQHDLAALGARVERIPGRMGFGDSVRATMPHPRAGEGGILLLGHMDTVHPVGTLQKLPFRREGGLCYGPGLMDMKGGNYVFLDALRKLLAAGFETPLPVTVLFTPDEEVGTPSTRALIEAEAKRHKYILVPEPACPDGGAVIGRYAIARFNLQTRGKPSHAGWALKDGVSAIAEMAKHVAVIEGMTSDDCTFSLGVFNAGQWVNCVSSVCDAEVLSMAKTQEQLDAGVAKMMALNADQGNVVMEVTRGVTRPVWEPDQPGTMAMLGVAQEISRELGFEMTGQSAGGGSDGNFTGYLGLPTLDSIGVRGQGLHTLNEHIEVDSLVERAKLAAGLYCQLGA
- a CDS encoding M20 aminoacylase family protein, encoding MTTIPKIESFASDLTAIRQDFHAHPELGFEEVRTSGIVAAQLRAYGVDEVHEGIGGTGVVGLIKGQGGGNRRVGLRADMDALPIDETSGVAYASTNPGRMHACGHDGHTTMLLGAARYLAETRDFDGTVVLIFQPAEEGLGGARRMIAEGLFERFPCDEIYGMHNDPNSEPNVVSVTPGPAMAGASFFDITIKGTGSHAAAPHQSKDPIVIGSALVQQLQSIASRNIIPTKPIVLSVTKFNAGSAYNVVPDTATIAGTIRYFHDDVSQLADQRIRDICAGMALSYGVEIDVDLRNVFDVLMNDPDLTTAYVAAAADVVGADLSSESTEQATGSEDFADMLKVVPGAYCRVGHAGNVPLHNPGFVLDDAMLPVGASIYARIVETRLPKA
- a CDS encoding ABC transporter ATP-binding protein → MEFKSKDFTDAKRVLKIRGLTVGLAGRPKADPVLRGIDLDIRAGETHCLVGESGSGKSVTSLTAMGLLPKDALEIQGGSIDLEGIEITQAKPAQMRALRARRIAMIFQEPMTALNPVLRVGEQIEEVLNMHSDLSRAEAKARTIDMMEQVHLPDVERIYAAFPHQLSGGQRQRIMIAMALILDPDLLIADEPTTALDVTTQLQILKLIAEMQERHGTAVLFITHDMGVVAEIADTVSVMQKGRIVESAPIRQLLTAPREDYTRKLLQAVPNLDPRAPRAPAEARDVITVDGLEMTYGGGGFFRASQGVRAAQDVNFTIQPGRTLGIVGESGSGKSTVARAIMRLIDPTAGKVTVAGTEIAKLSRRQLQPHRKHFQIVFQDPYRSLNPRWTVARSLCEGPINFGTSRADAMEHAAELMELVDLPRDALDRYPHQFSGGQRQRIAIARAVAMKPDLLVADEAVSALDVSVQAQVLDLLDDVQEKFGIAMLFITHDLRVAAQICDEVLVMQKGVVVEHGPAGEVLAAPRHDYTRNLIEAAPGRHWDFANFRALDRTPPVTGATL